In Bradyrhizobium lablabi, one DNA window encodes the following:
- a CDS encoding ABC transporter ATP-binding protein has product MLDPTPTGLRSGEPPLLQTIGLTKRYGDFLANDAIDIEIWPRQIHALLGENGAGKSTLVKTIYGLIQPSEGEMRWLGEKMVLSGPSEARARGIGMVFQHFSLFDNLTVAENVALGLDGKESFKDMSARLEEVSNVYGLPLDPKREVWQLSVGERQRIEIVRALMQDPKFLILDEPTAVLTPQEADQLFIVLDRLKAEGRAILYISHKLEEVKRLCDTATILRGGKKVATCNPQAETAASLARMMVGADIKEVKAAAGRHVTVPRLVVNDLCLEPDDPHGVRLAHISLELKGGEILGIAGVAGNGQDELFAALSGERLSPDPGTVVIDGQAAGHLSITQRRKLGAAFVPEERLGHGTAPRMKLSENALLTGHAASGMVNHGFINTAATLKAVDRTTETFDVRKAKRDPEAASLSGGNLQKFIVGREILRNPAVLVVSQPTWGVDAGAAAVIRQALLDLAAAGAAVLVTSQDLDELAEIADRIAVMFHGHLSAPMATADASREKLGLLMGGSSLEQKETAHAVSA; this is encoded by the coding sequence ATGTTAGATCCGACACCAACCGGCCTGCGTTCCGGGGAACCGCCGCTGCTCCAGACCATCGGGCTAACCAAGCGCTACGGCGATTTTCTCGCAAACGACGCGATCGACATCGAAATCTGGCCGCGGCAGATCCATGCGCTTCTCGGCGAGAACGGCGCCGGAAAATCAACCCTGGTCAAAACCATCTACGGGTTGATTCAGCCGAGCGAGGGCGAAATGCGCTGGCTCGGCGAGAAGATGGTGCTGTCCGGCCCCTCAGAGGCGCGCGCGCGCGGCATCGGCATGGTGTTCCAGCATTTTTCGCTGTTCGACAATCTCACTGTCGCCGAGAATGTGGCGCTCGGACTCGACGGCAAGGAATCCTTCAAGGACATGTCGGCGCGGCTTGAGGAAGTGTCCAATGTTTACGGGCTTCCGCTCGACCCCAAACGCGAGGTGTGGCAGCTCTCGGTCGGCGAGCGCCAGCGCATCGAGATCGTCCGGGCCTTGATGCAAGATCCCAAATTCCTGATCCTCGACGAACCGACCGCGGTATTGACCCCGCAGGAAGCCGATCAACTGTTCATCGTGCTGGACCGCCTGAAGGCCGAGGGCCGCGCGATCCTCTATATCAGCCACAAGCTGGAAGAGGTGAAGCGGCTGTGCGACACCGCCACAATCCTGCGCGGCGGCAAGAAGGTTGCAACCTGCAACCCGCAAGCGGAAACCGCAGCCTCGCTGGCGCGCATGATGGTCGGCGCCGACATCAAGGAAGTCAAAGCCGCCGCGGGCCGGCATGTCACGGTGCCGCGCCTCGTCGTCAACGATCTCTGCCTCGAGCCCGACGATCCTCACGGCGTACGGCTCGCGCATATTTCGCTCGAGCTGAAGGGTGGTGAAATCTTGGGCATCGCCGGCGTTGCCGGTAACGGTCAGGACGAGCTGTTCGCTGCACTCTCGGGCGAGCGGCTGTCGCCGGATCCGGGCACGGTAGTGATCGACGGCCAAGCGGCCGGACATCTCTCGATCACGCAGCGACGCAAGCTTGGCGCGGCGTTCGTGCCCGAAGAGCGCTTGGGCCACGGCACCGCGCCGCGCATGAAACTTTCCGAAAACGCGCTTTTGACCGGCCACGCCGCCAGCGGCATGGTCAATCATGGTTTCATCAACACCGCCGCGACGTTAAAGGCGGTCGATCGCACCACCGAGACATTCGATGTGCGCAAAGCCAAGCGCGACCCCGAAGCGGCAAGCCTGTCCGGCGGCAATTTGCAAAAGTTCATCGTCGGTCGCGAAATATTGCGTAACCCCGCCGTGCTGGTGGTCAGCCAGCCGACCTGGGGCGTGGACGCCGGCGCGGCGGCCGTGATCCGTCAGGCGCTGCTCGATCTTGCCGCCGCCGGCGCTGCCGTGCTGGTGACAAGCCAGGATCTGGATGAACTCGCCGAGATCGCCGACCGTATTGCGGTGATGTTCCACGGCCACCTCTCGGCGCCGATGGCGACTGCGGACGCTAGCCGCGAGAAGCTCGGCCTGCTGATGGGCGGAAGCAGCCTGGAGCAAAAGGAAACGGCTCATGCGGTTAGTGCTTGA
- a CDS encoding ABC transporter permease translates to MRLVLEKRAERSNTIALVSPLIAIGLTIVTMSILFAILGKNPILALWVYFIDPLTDSYSLQELAVKATPLVMIAIGLSLCYLANVWNIGAEGQFLIGAVAGSWLAVKTQGTEAGHWVMPAMLLLGAAAGALYALIPAICKVKFGASEILTSLMLVYVADLFLDYLVRGPWRDPAGFNFPTTAEFDPVATVPLLIQGGRLHLGAVIALVVVAAATVLLGRTIKGFEIRVVGAAPRAARFGGFNSDQLILLTFAISGALAGLAGIIEVAGPVGHLQPGISPGYGFTAIIVAFLGRLNPIGILIAGLFLALTFIGGEQAQIAMKIPLDVTKVFQGILLFYVLACDSLILYRFRLIFPSRQVHSGTG, encoded by the coding sequence ATGCGGTTAGTGCTTGAGAAGCGGGCCGAGCGATCCAACACGATTGCGCTGGTATCGCCACTGATCGCGATCGGCTTGACGATCGTGACCATGAGCATCCTGTTCGCCATTCTCGGCAAGAACCCGATACTAGCGCTTTGGGTCTACTTCATCGATCCCTTGACCGACAGCTATTCGCTGCAGGAACTCGCGGTCAAAGCAACGCCGCTCGTGATGATCGCGATCGGCCTGTCGCTGTGCTATCTCGCCAACGTCTGGAACATCGGTGCGGAAGGTCAGTTCCTGATCGGCGCCGTTGCGGGTAGCTGGCTCGCGGTGAAAACGCAGGGCACCGAGGCCGGACATTGGGTGATGCCGGCGATGCTTTTGCTCGGAGCTGCGGCGGGCGCGCTCTATGCCCTGATACCGGCGATCTGCAAGGTGAAGTTCGGCGCCAGCGAAATCCTCACCAGCCTGATGCTGGTCTATGTGGCTGACCTGTTCCTCGATTATCTCGTCCGCGGTCCGTGGCGCGATCCGGCCGGCTTCAATTTCCCGACCACCGCCGAGTTCGATCCGGTCGCAACCGTGCCGCTCCTGATCCAAGGCGGCCGGCTGCATCTTGGCGCCGTCATCGCGCTTGTCGTCGTCGCCGCGGCCACCGTGCTGCTTGGGCGCACCATCAAAGGTTTTGAAATTCGGGTGGTCGGTGCCGCCCCCCGCGCGGCGCGTTTCGGCGGCTTCAATTCCGACCAGCTGATCCTGCTGACATTCGCCATCTCCGGGGCGCTGGCCGGACTTGCCGGAATCATCGAGGTCGCAGGTCCGGTCGGGCATCTGCAGCCGGGCATTTCACCCGGCTACGGTTTCACCGCGATCATCGTCGCGTTTCTCGGCCGGCTGAACCCAATTGGAATATTAATTGCAGGTCTTTTCCTCGCACTTACCTTCATCGGCGGCGAGCAGGCCCAGATCGCAATGAAAATCCCGTTGGACGTCACCAAGGTATTTCAGGGCATTCTGCTGTTCTACGTGCTCGCCTGCGACAGTCTCATTCTCTACCGCTTCCGGCTCATTTTCCCGTCACGACAGGTGCACAGTGGAACTGGTTGA
- a CDS encoding ABC transporter permease yields MELVEAIILSVLAASTPLLIAATGELVTERAGVLNLGVEGMMIVGAACGFGGALLSGSIIIGAICGIVAGTLLSLIFAMMALGLAVNQVATGLALTILGIGLSGLIGAGFVGERITPAPHLYIPGLTDIPLVGRILFGEDAFIYLSLALVIGVWLFLYKTRTGLVLRAVGDNHVSAHALGYPVLKIRMYAVMFGGACAGLAGAYLPLAYTPFFIPGMTAGRGWIALALTVFASWLPGRLVIGAYLFGAVTILQLHAQGAGIGVPSQFMSSLPYLATVIVLVLLSRARTGGSTAPAALGTVFVPDR; encoded by the coding sequence GTGGAACTGGTTGAGGCGATCATCCTTTCGGTGCTGGCGGCATCGACGCCGCTGCTGATCGCGGCGACCGGCGAACTCGTGACCGAACGCGCCGGCGTGCTCAACCTCGGCGTCGAAGGCATGATGATCGTCGGCGCGGCTTGCGGGTTCGGCGGAGCCTTGCTGTCGGGCTCGATCATTATTGGCGCGATCTGCGGCATTGTCGCGGGCACCCTATTGTCTCTGATCTTCGCGATGATGGCGCTCGGGCTAGCGGTCAATCAGGTTGCTACCGGTCTCGCGCTGACTATTCTCGGCATTGGATTGTCCGGCCTGATCGGCGCCGGCTTCGTCGGCGAGAGAATAACGCCGGCACCGCATCTCTACATCCCCGGCCTGACCGACATTCCGCTGGTCGGACGCATCTTGTTCGGCGAGGACGCCTTTATCTATTTGTCGCTGGCGCTGGTGATTGGCGTCTGGCTGTTTCTCTACAAGACGCGGACAGGCCTGGTGCTGCGGGCGGTCGGTGACAATCACGTTTCCGCGCACGCGCTCGGATATCCGGTGCTCAAGATCAGGATGTACGCCGTGATGTTCGGCGGCGCCTGCGCCGGCCTTGCGGGGGCTTATCTGCCGCTCGCCTATACGCCGTTCTTCATTCCGGGCATGACCGCCGGCCGCGGCTGGATCGCGCTCGCCCTGACCGTGTTCGCGTCCTGGCTGCCGGGCCGCCTCGTGATCGGCGCCTATCTGTTCGGCGCGGTGACGATTCTGCAGCTTCATGCCCAGGGCGCCGGTATTGGCGTGCCCTCGCAATTCATGTCGTCGCTGCCTTATCTGGCAACCGTCATCGTTCTGGTGCTGCTGTCGCGCGCCCGCACCGGCGGCTCGACCGCGCCGGCCGCACTGGGCACCGTGTTCGTGCCTGACCGCTGA
- a CDS encoding BMP family ABC transporter substrate-binding protein — MRKKLFAAASAFLLAGAISSGASAADKLKVGFIYLGPVGDLGWTYQHDLARQALAKELGDKIETTFLENVPEGPDAERAVEQLVRAGNKLIFTTSFGYMDPTLKVAKKYPNVHFEHCSGYKRDANMATYSARWYQGRYIQGQIAAKMSKAGVLGYIGSFPIPEVVSGINATMIGAQTVNPNIKVKIIWANSWFDPGKEADAAKALLDQGADVIMQHTDSPAAMQVASERGKLAFGQDSEMIKFGPKAQLTSILDTWAPYYIARVKAELDGSWKSEDTWGGLETKMFAMAPYTNMPDDVKKMAMDTEAALTAGKLQPFKCPVVAQDGTTVECKGGDHLADPQVLGMNFYVKGIDDKIPGK, encoded by the coding sequence ATGAGGAAAAAACTTTTTGCCGCGGCCTCCGCGTTTCTGCTGGCCGGCGCTATCAGCAGCGGCGCCTCGGCCGCCGACAAGTTGAAGGTCGGGTTCATCTATCTCGGCCCGGTCGGCGACCTCGGCTGGACCTATCAGCACGACCTCGCCCGCCAGGCTCTGGCCAAGGAACTCGGCGACAAGATCGAGACGACCTTTCTGGAGAACGTGCCGGAAGGGCCCGACGCCGAGCGTGCCGTCGAGCAGCTCGTCCGCGCCGGCAACAAGCTGATCTTCACGACGTCGTTCGGTTACATGGACCCGACGCTGAAGGTGGCGAAGAAATACCCGAATGTGCATTTCGAGCACTGCTCGGGCTACAAGCGTGACGCCAACATGGCGACCTATTCGGCGCGCTGGTATCAGGGCCGTTACATCCAAGGCCAGATCGCAGCCAAGATGTCGAAGGCCGGCGTGCTCGGCTATATTGGTTCGTTCCCGATTCCGGAGGTCGTCTCGGGCATCAACGCCACGATGATCGGCGCGCAGACGGTCAATCCCAACATCAAGGTCAAGATCATCTGGGCCAACTCCTGGTTCGACCCCGGCAAGGAAGCCGACGCTGCGAAAGCGCTGCTCGATCAGGGCGCCGACGTGATCATGCAGCACACCGACTCACCGGCGGCGATGCAGGTCGCGAGCGAACGCGGCAAGCTGGCGTTCGGCCAGGATTCCGAAATGATAAAGTTCGGACCCAAGGCGCAGCTTACCTCGATCCTCGACACCTGGGCGCCCTATTACATCGCTCGCGTCAAGGCAGAGCTCGACGGCAGCTGGAAGTCCGAGGATACCTGGGGCGGGCTCGAGACCAAGATGTTCGCGATGGCGCCTTACACCAACATGCCTGACGACGTGAAGAAGATGGCGATGGATACCGAGGCCGCCCTCACCGCCGGCAAGCTGCAACCGTTCAAATGTCCTGTCGTCGCCCAGGACGGCACCACGGTCGAATGCAAGGGCGGCGACCATCTCGCCGACCCTCAGGTGCTCGGCATGAACTTCTACGTCAAAGGCATCGACGACAAGATTCCCGGCAAGTAA
- a CDS encoding 8-oxoguanine deaminase, whose product MDPNRAIWIKDPLAILADGAERGVVVQNGRIVELVPKGGQPRTSAAFFEAGDHVVLPGLINTHHHFYQTLTRALPAALDRELFPWLEALYPVWARLTPEALELGVTVAMSELLLSGCTTTTDHHYVFPAGLEDAIDIEVAVAKRLGVRVLLTRGSMNRSQRDGGLPPDSVVQDEDTILADSERLVAKHHQRGEDAMVQIALAPCSPFSVTTSLMRATAALAEKLDVRMHTHLAETEDENKFCEQMHGCRPLDYLEESGWLNARTWLAHGIHFNAAEMKRLGKAKTTISHCACSNQLLASGCCPVCDMEEAGVAIGLGVDGSASNDKSNLMQEVRAAFLLQRARYGVTRVSHKDALRWATKGSAACVGRPELGEIAVGKAADLALFKLDELRFSGHGDPLAALVLCGAYRADRVMVGGHWAVTDGAIPGLDVSDLIRRHCAAAHTMQVG is encoded by the coding sequence ATGGACCCAAATCGGGCGATCTGGATCAAGGATCCGTTGGCCATCCTCGCCGATGGCGCGGAGCGGGGCGTCGTTGTCCAAAACGGCAGGATCGTCGAGCTGGTGCCGAAGGGCGGCCAGCCCAGGACATCGGCGGCGTTCTTCGAGGCCGGCGACCATGTGGTGCTGCCGGGGCTGATCAACACCCATCACCATTTCTACCAGACCTTGACCCGGGCGCTGCCGGCGGCGCTTGACCGGGAATTGTTCCCGTGGCTTGAGGCGCTCTATCCGGTATGGGCGCGGCTGACCCCGGAGGCGCTCGAACTTGGCGTCACCGTGGCGATGTCGGAATTGCTGCTGTCCGGCTGCACCACCACGACCGATCATCATTACGTGTTTCCCGCGGGGCTTGAGGACGCCATCGATATCGAAGTTGCGGTGGCAAAACGGCTCGGCGTCCGCGTGCTGTTGACCCGCGGCTCGATGAACCGCTCGCAGCGCGACGGCGGCCTGCCGCCGGACAGCGTGGTGCAGGACGAAGATACTATCCTCGCGGACAGCGAGCGCTTGGTGGCAAAGCATCATCAGCGCGGCGAAGACGCCATGGTGCAGATCGCGCTGGCGCCGTGCTCGCCGTTTTCGGTGACGACCTCGTTGATGCGCGCCACCGCGGCGCTTGCGGAAAAGCTCGATGTCCGCATGCATACGCATCTGGCGGAGACCGAGGACGAGAACAAATTCTGCGAGCAGATGCATGGCTGCCGGCCGCTGGATTATCTCGAGGAAAGCGGCTGGCTCAACGCGCGGACCTGGCTCGCCCATGGCATTCATTTCAATGCCGCCGAGATGAAGCGCTTGGGTAAGGCCAAGACCACGATCAGCCATTGCGCCTGCAGCAATCAGCTTCTGGCGTCCGGTTGCTGTCCGGTCTGCGACATGGAAGAGGCGGGGGTCGCGATCGGCCTCGGCGTCGACGGCTCGGCCTCGAACGACAAATCCAACCTGATGCAGGAGGTGCGCGCGGCGTTCCTGCTGCAGCGTGCCCGCTACGGCGTCACCCGCGTCAGCCACAAGGACGCGCTGCGCTGGGCAACGAAGGGATCGGCGGCCTGCGTCGGCCGTCCCGAACTTGGCGAGATCGCGGTCGGCAAGGCCGCCGATCTGGCGTTGTTCAAGCTCGACGAATTGCGTTTCTCCGGCCACGGCGATCCCCTGGCGGCGCTCGTGCTGTGCGGCGCCTATCGCGCCGACCGGGTGATGGTTGGCGGCCACTGGGCGGTCACCGACGGCGCCATTCCCGGGCTCGACGTTTCAGACCTGATCCGGCGCCACTGCGCCGCCGCGCACACGATGCAAGTGGGGTGA
- a CDS encoding FAD binding domain-containing protein, with product MDLNTITEVAHPKSRAQLPVWTAGDAWLAGGTWLFSEPQSHLRRLIDLTDLKWPALTIGEAELSIAATCTVAQLDALACPPEWLAAPLINQCCRAYLASFKIWKTATVGGNLCMSLPAGPMISLTSALDGVCTIWKADGSEQKLRVTDFVIADERNVLAPGDLLRQIDIPLAALKRRSAFRQISLTPVGRSAALLIGSIDSGGGMTLTITASTKRPVQLSFAKGPQAEELREAILDHIPDALYHDDVHGKPAWRKHMTLRLAEEIRRELQGPAHS from the coding sequence ATGGATTTGAACACGATTACCGAAGTCGCTCACCCCAAGAGCCGCGCGCAACTGCCCGTTTGGACGGCAGGCGATGCTTGGCTCGCGGGCGGGACCTGGCTGTTCTCCGAACCCCAGTCCCATCTGAGGCGGCTGATCGATCTGACCGACCTCAAATGGCCGGCGCTCACGATCGGGGAGGCCGAGCTTTCGATCGCGGCGACCTGCACGGTGGCGCAGCTCGACGCGCTCGCCTGCCCGCCGGAATGGCTCGCCGCACCCCTGATCAACCAATGCTGCCGAGCGTATCTGGCATCCTTCAAGATCTGGAAGACCGCCACCGTCGGCGGCAATCTCTGCATGTCGCTGCCCGCCGGCCCAATGATCTCGCTGACATCGGCGCTCGATGGCGTCTGCACGATCTGGAAGGCGGACGGCAGCGAGCAGAAGCTGCGCGTCACCGATTTTGTTATTGCCGACGAGCGCAATGTGCTCGCGCCGGGCGACCTGTTGCGGCAGATCGATATCCCACTCGCAGCGCTGAAACGACGCTCGGCTTTCCGACAGATCTCGCTGACGCCGGTAGGCCGCTCGGCCGCCTTGCTGATCGGCAGCATCGATAGCGGCGGCGGCATGACGCTGACGATTACAGCATCGACCAAGCGGCCGGTCCAATTGTCCTTTGCCAAAGGCCCGCAGGCCGAAGAACTGCGCGAGGCGATCCTGGATCACATTCCGGACGCGCTCTATCATGATGACGTCCACGGCAAGCCGGCATGGCGCAAGCACATGACGCTGCGCCTTGCCGAAGAGATTCGCAGGGAATTGCAAGGCCCGGCCCACTCATGA
- a CDS encoding molybdopterin-dependent oxidoreductase, whose amino-acid sequence MTFEINDKAFSENPRAGQCLRTFLRDLGHFGVKKGCDAGDCGACTVLLDGEPVHSCLIPAFRADGHAVTTIEGLASDGGTHPMQQAFLDAQGFQCGFCTAGMILTCASLNQAQRQDLGASLKGNICRCTGYRAIEDALDGKTNIEDAAAGTAFGRSLPAPAGPQVVRGAARYTFDTAVEGLLHIKLLRSPHPHAKIISIDKTAALAVPGVHAVLTFEDAPRRLFSTARHERVWMDPDDTRVLDDVVRFIGQKVAAVVAETEAAAEEGCRRLKVDYDILPAVFDPEQAIAPGAPLLHADKTTEQRVTGAGRNIVAETHGEYGDVASALKQSAVTYEGTFTTQRVQHAALETHGGLAWVDASGILNVRSSTQTPFLTRRALTEIFDLAPDKVRVFCERVGGGFGGKQEMFVEDILALAALKTGRPVKLEFTREEQFISTSTRHPMRVSVKAGADSDGKLTALQLDVLSNTGAYGNHGPPVLFHACGESLGVYNCPNKKVDAVVAYTNTLPAGAFRGYGLPQTLIAVEAAIDELAKGLGISPFEIRRRNIVKPGDPMLSPPGSGHNDIFYGSYGLDQCLDLVERAMQAEAPKVELSADWLIGEGIALTMIDTVPPDGHIADAAIALCEDGSFELTVGTAEFGNGTSTVHRQIAATALATTVDQIRLRQSDTAHGGHDTGAYGSTGTFVAGRATQAAAKNLADDLRVFVSTAAKTDPDACVLENDSVVCGKERVSFAKIAETARAQGQSLHATGSSGGTPRSVAFNVQGFRVAVNKGTGEIKILKSVQAADAGRVANPMQCRGQVEGGVAQSLGATLYEEMVIDEGGRVVNPKFRDYHLPSFADVPRTEVLFADTSDTLGPMGAKSMSESPYNPVAAALGNALANATGIRFASVPFKPDRLWPKLQEKFGS is encoded by the coding sequence ATGACGTTTGAGATCAACGACAAGGCGTTCTCGGAAAATCCGCGCGCGGGGCAATGCCTGCGGACGTTCTTGCGCGACCTCGGGCATTTCGGCGTCAAGAAAGGCTGCGACGCCGGCGACTGCGGCGCCTGCACCGTGCTGCTCGACGGCGAGCCGGTACATAGTTGCCTGATCCCGGCGTTTCGCGCCGACGGCCATGCCGTCACCACCATCGAAGGCCTCGCTAGCGATGGCGGCACGCATCCGATGCAACAGGCATTTCTCGATGCGCAGGGCTTTCAGTGCGGCTTCTGCACCGCCGGCATGATCCTGACCTGCGCGTCGCTGAACCAGGCGCAACGGCAGGATCTCGGGGCTTCGCTGAAGGGAAACATTTGCCGCTGCACTGGCTATCGCGCGATCGAGGACGCGCTCGACGGCAAGACCAATATCGAGGACGCCGCCGCCGGCACCGCCTTCGGCCGCAGCCTGCCGGCGCCGGCCGGACCGCAGGTGGTTCGGGGCGCGGCGCGCTACACCTTCGATACGGCGGTGGAAGGTTTGCTGCACATCAAACTGCTGCGCTCGCCGCATCCGCACGCCAAAATCATCTCGATCGACAAGACCGCGGCATTGGCCGTTCCCGGCGTGCATGCGGTCCTGACCTTCGAAGACGCGCCGCGCCGGCTGTTTTCCACCGCGCGGCACGAAAGAGTCTGGATGGATCCGGACGATACCCGCGTGCTGGACGATGTCGTGCGCTTCATCGGACAGAAAGTCGCCGCCGTCGTTGCGGAAACCGAGGCGGCTGCCGAAGAAGGCTGCCGCCGCCTCAAGGTCGACTACGACATCTTGCCGGCGGTGTTCGATCCCGAACAGGCGATTGCGCCCGGCGCGCCGCTGCTTCACGCGGACAAAACAACGGAACAGCGCGTGACCGGCGCGGGGCGGAACATCGTCGCGGAAACCCATGGCGAGTACGGCGATGTCGCCAGCGCGCTTAAGCAGTCCGCGGTCACCTATGAGGGCACGTTCACGACCCAGCGCGTCCAGCACGCTGCCTTGGAAACCCATGGCGGGCTCGCCTGGGTCGACGCCAGCGGCATCCTGAACGTACGCTCCAGCACGCAGACGCCGTTCCTGACGCGGCGGGCGCTGACGGAGATTTTTGACCTCGCCCCGGACAAGGTCCGGGTGTTCTGCGAACGGGTCGGCGGCGGCTTTGGCGGCAAGCAGGAAATGTTCGTCGAGGATATTCTGGCGCTCGCTGCGCTCAAGACCGGACGCCCGGTGAAACTGGAGTTCACCCGCGAGGAGCAATTCATCTCGACCTCGACGCGGCATCCGATGCGCGTCAGCGTCAAGGCCGGCGCCGACAGTGACGGAAAACTGACGGCGCTGCAGCTCGACGTGCTCTCCAACACCGGTGCCTATGGCAATCATGGCCCACCGGTGCTGTTCCATGCCTGCGGCGAGTCGCTCGGCGTCTATAATTGCCCGAACAAGAAGGTCGACGCCGTCGTCGCCTATACCAACACGCTGCCGGCGGGCGCCTTCCGCGGCTACGGCCTGCCGCAAACGCTTATCGCGGTGGAAGCCGCCATCGACGAACTGGCCAAGGGTCTTGGCATCAGTCCGTTTGAGATCCGCCGCCGCAACATCGTCAAGCCCGGCGATCCCATGCTGTCGCCGCCGGGCTCCGGGCATAACGACATCTTCTACGGCTCCTACGGGCTCGATCAGTGCCTCGACCTGGTCGAGCGCGCGATGCAGGCCGAAGCACCCAAGGTCGAGCTCTCCGCCGACTGGCTGATCGGCGAAGGCATCGCGCTGACCATGATCGACACCGTGCCGCCGGACGGGCATATCGCGGATGCCGCGATTGCGCTCTGCGAGGACGGCTCCTTCGAGCTGACCGTCGGCACCGCCGAGTTCGGCAACGGCACCTCGACGGTGCATCGCCAGATCGCCGCGACCGCGCTTGCGACCACCGTCGACCAGATTCGCCTTAGGCAATCGGACACCGCGCATGGCGGCCACGACACCGGCGCCTATGGCTCTACCGGCACGTTTGTCGCCGGACGCGCGACCCAGGCAGCGGCGAAAAATCTCGCCGACGATCTCAGGGTATTCGTTTCCACCGCGGCCAAGACCGATCCCGACGCTTGCGTGCTCGAAAACGATTCCGTGGTCTGCGGCAAGGAGCGCGTCTCGTTCGCCAAGATCGCCGAGACCGCGCGCGCGCAAGGACAGTCGCTTCACGCAACCGGCTCTTCCGGGGGTACGCCGCGCTCGGTTGCGTTCAACGTGCAGGGTTTTAGGGTCGCCGTGAACAAGGGTACCGGCGAAATCAAGATTCTGAAGAGCGTGCAGGCCGCCGATGCCGGCCGGGTCGCCAATCCCATGCAATGCCGCGGCCAGGTCGAGGGCGGCGTCGCGCAGTCGCTCGGCGCCACCCTCTACGAGGAGATGGTGATCGATGAGGGCGGCCGCGTCGTCAATCCGAAATTCCGCGACTATCATTTGCCGTCCTTTGCCGACGTTCCGCGCACCGAAGTGTTGTTCGCCGACACCAGCGATACGCTGGGGCCGATGGGCGCCAAATCGATGAGCGAGAGCCCCTATAATCCGGTCGCCGCCGCGCTCGGTAACGCGCTTGCGAATGCCACCGGCATCCGCTTCGCGTCGGTGCCGTTCAAGCCGGACCGGCTGTGGCCGAAGCTTCAGGAGAAGTTTGGCTCGTAA
- the pucL gene encoding factor-independent urate hydroxylase: MPLIKNKYGKGRVRVMRIHRDGDRHEVSQLNVKAMIEGDFARAYTHADNSTSVSTDTIKNVVNIVARENTSLCTEEFCQVLATKYLDTYPQVSSVAITAHETKWSRLSFGGKPHPHSFVLDGNGKPTVEVTATRQGSTLASGIDGFTFMKSTQSGWENYVKDPYTTIKETNDRMCATSMVASWKWSAKPENYPATNAKILSTALEVFGTTYSSSVQDSLYRMGEAALAAVPEISEISMACPNMHFIPMNLSAFGLDNHNDVFLPTDEPHGQIECTVGRG; this comes from the coding sequence GTGCCACTGATAAAAAACAAATACGGCAAGGGCCGGGTTCGCGTCATGCGCATCCATCGCGATGGCGATCGCCACGAGGTCAGCCAGCTCAACGTCAAGGCGATGATCGAGGGCGATTTTGCCCGCGCCTATACGCACGCCGACAACTCGACCTCGGTCTCGACCGACACCATCAAGAACGTCGTCAACATCGTCGCGCGAGAAAACACCTCTCTCTGTACGGAGGAATTCTGCCAAGTGCTGGCCACGAAATATCTCGACACTTATCCGCAGGTCAGTTCGGTGGCGATCACCGCGCATGAGACAAAATGGAGCCGGCTCAGTTTCGGCGGCAAGCCGCATCCGCACAGTTTTGTGCTCGACGGCAACGGCAAGCCGACCGTCGAAGTCACCGCCACTCGCCAGGGATCGACGCTCGCTTCCGGCATCGACGGGTTTACCTTCATGAAGTCGACCCAGTCGGGCTGGGAAAACTATGTCAAGGATCCCTACACGACGATCAAGGAAACCAACGACCGGATGTGTGCGACCTCCATGGTGGCGTCCTGGAAATGGTCGGCGAAGCCGGAAAACTATCCGGCCACCAACGCGAAGATCCTTTCGACCGCGCTGGAAGTGTTCGGCACCACCTATAGCTCGAGCGTGCAGGACAGTTTGTACCGGATGGGCGAAGCGGCGCTTGCGGCGGTGCCGGAAATTTCCGAGATCAGCATGGCCTGCCCGAACATGCACTTCATCCCGATGAACCTGTCGGCATTCGGGCTCGATAACCACAACGACGTCTTCCTGCCGACCGACGAGCCCCACGGCCAGATCGAATGCACGGTGGGGCGGGGGTGA